A section of the Leptospira semungkisensis genome encodes:
- a CDS encoding LBBP_01157 family protein: protein MASKKKKSSFWNKIFFWRKKKNVLPENEKEIVRESRGYTWELKDLREKADRFFVTRKKPSGTVFESTALKLTKNNRHLFRLEGKEKSGREYSLVISTGNYLTEQNGKISGVVFLGEADLNRLLGGDHKSLKTILSGLNTPNWDEESWSVLEEEPDLKRSVDSWKEILTWEAIWKQQIVINLRPSTTAILLIFLGKEFEDFFQANSSERIRQIVSKELYFLNVSGNRNSPHSENLTLYEFDSAKKEFELVLSKIRSKKEK, encoded by the coding sequence ATGGCTTCTAAAAAGAAAAAGTCAAGTTTCTGGAATAAGATCTTTTTCTGGAGAAAGAAGAAGAATGTCCTTCCGGAAAATGAAAAGGAAATCGTAAGAGAGAGCAGGGGATATACTTGGGAATTAAAGGACCTTCGAGAAAAAGCGGATCGCTTCTTTGTGACTCGAAAGAAACCTTCCGGAACCGTATTCGAATCCACTGCCTTAAAACTTACCAAAAATAATAGGCATCTTTTCCGTTTAGAAGGAAAAGAAAAGTCAGGCAGAGAGTATTCACTCGTGATCTCTACTGGGAATTATCTGACTGAACAAAACGGCAAAATAAGCGGAGTAGTATTTTTAGGAGAAGCTGATCTAAACAGACTTTTGGGCGGAGATCATAAGAGCCTAAAGACCATTCTTTCCGGCTTGAATACTCCGAATTGGGATGAGGAGTCCTGGTCTGTTTTAGAAGAAGAGCCGGATCTAAAACGTTCTGTCGATTCTTGGAAGGAGATCTTAACTTGGGAAGCGATTTGGAAGCAGCAGATCGTAATCAATCTTCGTCCAAGCACAACCGCCATTCTTCTTATTTTCTTAGGCAAAGAATTCGAAGATTTCTTTCAGGCGAATTCTTCGGAAAGAATCAGACAGATCGTTTCTAAGGAACTGTATTTCTTGAATGTAAGTGGGAACAGAAACTCTCCTCATTCTGAAAATTTAACTCTCTACGAATTCGATTCCGCAAAGAAAGAATTCGAACTTGTGCTCTCCAAAATCCGGTCTAAAAAGGAAAAGTGA
- a CDS encoding glycosyltransferase family 2 protein, whose product MTETSKAKETPSPKKRKKKAGSQLSLDSNRERFLKKLSVAIITYNEESNIGDCIRSCRDIADEIIVLDSNSTDGTKEISKSFPEVRFSSQSFKGHVEQKNDAISLCKNEWILSLDADERLSEELRSSLRDFLSVPDDPKYNGLKVSRLTFHMGRFIRFSGWYPQTKFRVIRKSKAVWAGENPHDYLVVEGKGRKVKGDILHYSFTDLSQQVDTINKFSSIVAWTRFNKKKRFSILRTITKPFGKFLEIYLFKFGFLDGFPGFAIAVSSAYSTFLKEAKVYELGKKLIDRPSNLRKDYGK is encoded by the coding sequence ATGACAGAAACTTCTAAAGCAAAGGAGACTCCTTCTCCTAAAAAAAGGAAAAAAAAAGCCGGATCGCAACTTAGCCTGGATTCGAACCGAGAAAGATTCCTGAAAAAACTCTCCGTAGCAATTATCACCTATAATGAAGAATCGAATATCGGGGATTGCATTCGTTCTTGCCGAGATATAGCGGATGAGATCATCGTCTTGGATTCAAACAGCACAGACGGCACAAAGGAGATCAGTAAATCCTTTCCTGAGGTCCGATTTTCTTCCCAGAGTTTTAAAGGACATGTGGAACAGAAGAATGACGCGATCTCTCTCTGCAAGAATGAGTGGATCCTTTCTCTAGATGCGGATGAAAGACTGAGCGAGGAGCTTAGATCTTCTCTTCGGGATTTCTTATCTGTTCCGGACGATCCGAAATACAATGGTCTAAAAGTCTCTAGGTTGACCTTTCATATGGGAAGGTTTATCCGTTTCTCCGGTTGGTATCCTCAGACAAAGTTTAGGGTGATTCGAAAATCCAAGGCGGTTTGGGCCGGAGAGAATCCGCATGACTATCTAGTCGTCGAAGGAAAAGGCAGAAAAGTAAAGGGTGATATCCTTCACTACAGTTTTACAGATCTTTCTCAACAAGTAGACACGATCAATAAATTCTCTTCCATCGTTGCTTGGACTAGATTCAATAAGAAGAAACGTTTTTCCATTCTGAGAACGATCACCAAACCTTTCGGGAAATTCCTGGAGATTTATCTGTTCAAGTTCGGCTTTCTGGACGGTTTTCCTGGATTTGCGATTGCTGTTTCTTCTGCATATTCCACTTTCTTAAAGGAAGCAAAGGTCTATGAGCTCGGCAAAAAGCTGATCGATCGACCTTCCAATCTTAGAAAAGATTACGGAAAATAA
- a CDS encoding O-antigen ligase family protein encodes MSAVFSGNILGKRKAGEPVNLIRSDRISRISESVSFYSLLYFLVAFPLSVSASQVLAGLCIFSFLFSLRENGPKLKQYLLPWAFILGAYFLVFLSSLVHFQEYSHFWKTFTRQSEAGDFWLALIFPIAAFHSSKEENQKKIYQFLWISFSLLLLSGIASVFSEYRLGKFISNGFHPAPGDRRQHPAGPLFGFQTYLPIGLMNTHLTYGGLLSFYLPGILLLTFQSLKEKKVPKILFLSILSFLSLWVFLLNQSKSAWLGIAAVFGFVLLGSQESFRAILSKIQLKRALVILLLVCIAGISIRFLYQKNWLLQRTVSQLTEIQTPENQRYWIYKLSLPLLIKNPILGVGGGRFKEESTKEEVPLITAQEQLWYELYITPNKHAHNDLLEFAIVGGWASAILWILFFYLLFKRIDSDKLVKGSFPLLGIGFIWVAGFFQCYLLDDEVALPFFALAGILWGRGKKIESKPSPFALAFICITFLLNTGFWIWRLSTPFQLAYARQIFAESSHYTKKLEKAVFPFRSASEEREKRLTQSIEVSSKEAGSEFYLEGCLTHRYPNPAKLREEPYSIGFYISPTAKNPPKKVRIIVFSEESFDEDKLYWSHRKFDLGSEELNLGSGWDSYVWKESIGLSKITIFPDIVFFRSFKIRFADFDPEKPVQIPAIDLGDLCDFKL; translated from the coding sequence TTGTCAGCGGTTTTTTCTGGAAATATACTTGGAAAAAGAAAAGCTGGGGAACCTGTGAATCTCATTCGATCGGACAGAATTTCCAGGATCTCAGAATCCGTTTCCTTCTATTCCTTACTCTATTTCTTAGTTGCGTTTCCGCTCTCCGTTTCGGCTTCTCAAGTTCTTGCCGGGCTTTGCATTTTTTCCTTCCTATTTTCCTTGAGAGAGAACGGGCCTAAACTCAAGCAATATCTTTTGCCTTGGGCTTTCATCTTAGGTGCCTACTTCTTGGTATTTCTTTCCTCTCTTGTTCATTTCCAGGAGTATTCTCATTTCTGGAAAACATTCACTAGACAATCGGAAGCAGGAGATTTTTGGTTAGCGCTTATCTTTCCGATTGCTGCCTTTCATTCCTCCAAGGAAGAAAACCAGAAAAAGATCTATCAGTTTCTATGGATCTCATTCTCTCTCTTGCTACTCAGCGGAATTGCATCCGTATTCAGCGAATACAGACTGGGCAAATTTATCTCTAACGGATTTCATCCTGCGCCCGGAGATAGAAGACAGCATCCCGCAGGACCGCTTTTCGGTTTTCAAACCTATTTGCCGATCGGGTTAATGAACACTCACTTAACCTACGGAGGTCTGCTTTCCTTTTACCTTCCCGGAATCCTTCTCCTTACTTTTCAATCTCTCAAAGAGAAGAAGGTTCCGAAAATCCTATTTCTTTCCATTCTATCTTTCTTAAGTCTTTGGGTATTTCTCTTAAACCAAAGCAAGTCTGCTTGGCTTGGGATCGCCGCAGTGTTCGGATTCGTTTTGCTCGGATCCCAAGAGTCGTTTAGGGCAATTCTTTCTAAGATACAACTCAAAAGAGCTCTTGTAATTCTATTGCTAGTCTGTATTGCGGGGATTAGCATTCGCTTCCTATATCAAAAGAATTGGCTTCTTCAAAGAACTGTTTCTCAACTCACAGAAATACAAACTCCTGAAAATCAAAGGTATTGGATCTATAAGCTGAGTCTTCCTCTTCTTATAAAAAATCCGATCTTGGGAGTTGGAGGAGGAAGATTTAAAGAAGAAAGTACAAAAGAAGAAGTACCTCTGATCACAGCTCAAGAGCAATTATGGTACGAGCTATATATCACTCCGAACAAGCATGCTCACAATGATCTATTGGAATTCGCAATTGTAGGAGGCTGGGCTTCAGCCATTCTTTGGATTCTATTCTTTTATCTTTTATTCAAAAGAATAGATTCTGATAAATTAGTAAAAGGAAGTTTTCCTCTCTTAGGGATAGGTTTCATTTGGGTTGCTGGATTCTTTCAATGCTACCTTCTGGATGACGAAGTGGCCCTTCCCTTTTTTGCTCTCGCAGGAATACTTTGGGGAAGAGGAAAAAAAATCGAGTCTAAGCCTTCTCCATTTGCCCTGGCATTTATCTGCATTACATTTTTATTAAATACTGGATTCTGGATTTGGAGACTAAGCACTCCATTCCAGCTCGCCTACGCAAGACAAATCTTTGCAGAATCTTCTCATTATACCAAGAAATTAGAAAAAGCTGTATTTCCTTTTAGATCAGCTTCGGAAGAAAGGGAAAAAAGACTGACACAGTCGATCGAGGTTTCTTCTAAAGAAGCGGGTTCCGAATTCTATTTAGAAGGCTGCCTCACTCATAGATATCCGAATCCTGCAAAGCTTAGAGAAGAACCGTATTCGATTGGGTTTTATATTTCTCCTACCGCAAAGAATCCTCCTAAGAAAGTACGGATCATCGTTTTCTCAGAAGAATCTTTTGATGAGGACAAACTTTATTGGTCGCATAGAAAATTCGACCTTGGATCTGAGGAGTTGAACCTAGGCTCCGGTTGGGACTCCTATGTCTGGAAAGAAAGCATAGGACTCTCTAAGATTACGATCTTTCCTGATATCGTATTCTTTCGGAGCTTTAAAATCCGATTTGCGGATTTTGATCCGGAAAAACCGGTCCAAATCCCCGCAATCGATCTCGGAGATCTATGCGATTTTAAACTTTGA
- a CDS encoding DUF4505 family protein, producing the protein MRKYFYQIDSHGKVFHENSELIDPSFLDFFLTRLRKNRTGEHSEYPYVSPCGQELNFVSTSHYPIVFHSLKNEKLYYGGKGGIDFHPENLRLDPQDILIYPFSEDIWGRIATEIILDQNTDWEETEKGWKLLWKGKEFFIQRKDPSLSEL; encoded by the coding sequence TTGAGGAAGTATTTCTACCAAATCGATTCTCACGGAAAAGTCTTTCACGAGAATTCGGAACTAATCGATCCTAGTTTTCTGGACTTTTTTCTGACTAGACTCCGCAAGAATCGAACAGGAGAACATTCCGAATATCCGTATGTTTCCCCTTGTGGTCAGGAATTGAATTTCGTCAGCACTTCCCATTATCCGATCGTATTTCATTCTCTCAAAAACGAAAAACTATATTACGGAGGAAAGGGAGGGATAGATTTTCATCCAGAGAATCTTAGACTTGATCCTCAGGATATTTTGATTTACCCGTTTTCAGAAGATATTTGGGGACGGATCGCAACCGAGATCATTTTAGATCAGAATACGGATTGGGAAGAAACCGAGAAAGGATGGAAACTTCTTTGGAAAGGAAAGGAATTTTTCATCCAAAGAAAAGATCCTTCTCTCTCAGAATTATAA
- the guaA gene encoding glutamine-hydrolyzing GMP synthase — protein MKRQNTIGIVDFGGQYAHLIASRIRRLGAYSEILSNDESLETYSGLSGLILSGGPESVYEKDSPSLSEKVLELGLPVLGICYGHQLMMKLLGGEVKAGNAEYGRAALDFIDTSKTELLRGFKGGEVVWMSHGDEVTKLPPGFTRTASSHDCQFAVVENQDRKWFGIQLHPEVTHTEKGSVLLENFVRIAGAEGTWNLKQFLDQKEKELLQTIPSDKKVFLLVSGGVDSTVSYLLLSRALGKDRVFGVLIDTGFMRKDEVSNLQSKLAPQGIQLHVHDASELFYSRLKGKTDPEEKRKIVGNLFLEAQADCARELGLNSEEWLLGQGTIYPDTIESGGTKHSHTIKTHHNRVEAIQKLMEEGKIVEPIKDLYKDEVRELGSFLGLPMEWTNRHPFPGPGLVVRMIAQEKSLSDSVQKELDEFLGSDPSLQGRLIPVASVGVKGDQRSYAHCATIVGEKTWEELDKISTSITNKISSINRVVLLLKHKVQELNSLSFSFQKIDLDKKDSDLLREADAIVENILQKRKVYDRIWQMPVVLLPVGSQAGKRSIVLRPVDSQEAMTASFFHLEKEILEELVTEILKIPEIDYVFYDLTNKPPGTIEWE, from the coding sequence ATGAAGCGCCAAAATACCATAGGTATCGTAGATTTCGGTGGGCAGTATGCTCATTTGATTGCCTCTAGAATCCGGCGACTGGGCGCTTACTCTGAAATACTGAGTAATGACGAATCTTTAGAAACCTATTCGGGACTTTCCGGATTAATCCTCTCCGGTGGACCGGAAAGCGTATATGAAAAGGATTCTCCTTCCTTATCCGAAAAGGTATTAGAACTTGGATTGCCTGTGCTCGGGATCTGCTACGGACATCAGCTAATGATGAAACTTCTCGGCGGGGAAGTGAAGGCAGGTAACGCGGAATACGGAAGAGCTGCATTAGATTTTATTGATACTTCCAAGACCGAATTATTGAGGGGATTCAAAGGCGGAGAAGTCGTTTGGATGAGCCATGGAGACGAGGTCACTAAACTTCCTCCTGGATTTACAAGAACAGCGTCTAGCCATGACTGTCAGTTTGCAGTAGTTGAGAATCAGGACAGAAAATGGTTCGGCATCCAGCTTCATCCGGAAGTAACTCATACTGAAAAAGGAAGCGTTCTTTTAGAGAACTTTGTCCGGATCGCAGGGGCCGAAGGAACCTGGAATTTAAAACAATTCCTAGACCAAAAAGAAAAAGAACTGCTTCAGACGATCCCTTCCGACAAGAAAGTTTTCTTACTCGTTTCCGGTGGAGTGGATTCAACCGTATCTTATCTTTTACTGTCTCGCGCGCTTGGCAAGGATAGAGTTTTTGGGGTCTTGATCGACACTGGCTTTATGAGAAAGGATGAAGTTTCCAATCTTCAGTCCAAACTTGCTCCCCAAGGGATCCAATTGCATGTGCATGATGCTTCCGAGCTATTCTATTCCAGATTGAAAGGAAAAACAGATCCGGAAGAAAAACGCAAGATCGTTGGGAATCTATTCTTAGAAGCCCAAGCAGATTGCGCGAGAGAACTGGGATTGAATTCCGAAGAGTGGCTTCTTGGCCAAGGGACCATCTATCCGGATACCATCGAAAGCGGTGGCACTAAACATTCTCATACAATCAAAACTCATCATAATAGAGTAGAGGCCATCCAAAAGCTGATGGAAGAGGGAAAGATCGTAGAACCGATCAAGGATCTTTACAAGGATGAGGTTCGTGAATTAGGAAGCTTCTTGGGTTTGCCTATGGAATGGACAAACAGACATCCTTTTCCTGGACCTGGACTTGTAGTCAGAATGATCGCTCAAGAGAAGTCTTTAAGTGATTCCGTTCAAAAAGAATTGGATGAGTTTCTGGGATCGGATCCTTCTCTGCAAGGAAGATTGATACCAGTAGCTTCCGTAGGAGTCAAAGGAGACCAGAGGTCTTATGCTCATTGCGCTACTATCGTAGGAGAGAAAACTTGGGAGGAGTTGGACAAGATCTCCACTTCGATCACGAATAAGATCTCTTCTATCAATCGGGTTGTGTTGCTTCTGAAACACAAAGTCCAGGAACTTAACTCTCTCTCTTTCTCTTTTCAAAAGATCGACCTAGACAAAAAGGATTCTGATCTACTGAGAGAAGCGGATGCAATCGTAGAGAATATCCTACAGAAAAGGAAGGTATATGATCGGATCTGGCAAATGCCGGTCGTTCTTCTGCCTGTTGGATCCCAGGCTGGAAAAAGAAGTATCGTCTTAAGACCTGTGGATTCGCAAGAAGCGATGACTGCAAGCTTCTTCCATTTGGAAAAAGAGATCTTAGAAGAATTAGTCACCGAGATCCTAAAAATCCCGGAGATCGATTACGTATTTTACGATCTTACAAATAAGCCGCCTGGCACGATCGAGTGGGAATGA
- the queF gene encoding preQ(1) synthase, with protein MSHEQESTGISTYEGRQDHIPSLRLPEIESFANVYEGKDYTIDFTIPEFTAVCPKTGLPDFGVIEISYIPKAKCIELKSLKEYILAYRNLGIFHENVVNHILEDLVQSIDPKYILVKGDYNIRGGIKTIVTREYGSR; from the coding sequence ATGAGCCACGAGCAAGAGTCGACCGGAATTTCCACTTACGAGGGAAGACAGGATCATATCCCAAGCCTGAGACTTCCTGAGATAGAATCTTTCGCCAATGTTTATGAGGGGAAGGATTACACAATCGATTTTACCATTCCCGAATTTACAGCGGTTTGCCCTAAGACTGGATTGCCCGATTTCGGAGTAATCGAGATCAGTTATATTCCTAAAGCCAAATGTATAGAGCTGAAGTCTTTAAAAGAGTATATTCTAGCGTACAGAAATCTTGGCATCTTTCACGAGAATGTTGTGAATCATATTTTAGAAGATCTGGTCCAGTCTATTGATCCTAAATATATACTGGTCAAAGGGGATTATAATATCAGAGGCGGGATCAAAACAATAGTCACAAGAGAATACGGTTCTCGTTAA
- a CDS encoding SemiSWEET transporter, with amino-acid sequence MDPISWLGFTACTLTTLAFVPQVIKVVLDKRTRDISRNMYLVLSVGVFFWLCYGFLKNDYPIILANIFTLIFALIILFYKLRSTDEE; translated from the coding sequence ATGGATCCTATCTCTTGGTTAGGCTTTACAGCCTGCACACTGACTACTCTTGCATTCGTTCCTCAAGTGATTAAGGTCGTATTAGACAAAAGAACCAGAGATATTTCTAGAAATATGTATCTAGTACTTTCCGTGGGAGTTTTCTTCTGGCTCTGTTACGGATTTCTAAAGAATGATTACCCTATTATTCTCGCGAATATCTTCACTCTGATTTTTGCTTTGATCATTCTATTCTACAAACTCAGATCCACGGACGAAGAATAA
- the lsa33 gene encoding surface adhesin Lsa33, with translation MKRIAIACFLALAIVFSDCKKAKEDLQGGVITFSKGTVKIFDKTGKEKPVSVDTFLLPEDKIETGKDSYADLQLAEGVLVRIKENTSLVLKKIFVDSANGEVFTDFGLIKGKVFSKVDTKLSKTSKFTVSTPTSVASVRGTEFIVEETGKGTSTRVSNGAVEVTDADDPSKVAVADSGEGVSADGNDLKEAPLTDDELNELKSDAATVQSITEEQRARIQEILKDFQENKARILQGLEDQKQRNKDLIEGAKEENRKLLEDTKNAGKEEKEAIKKSAQEEKDKVKSSMDDAKKELENQRKSLKDQAAPK, from the coding sequence ATGAAACGGATAGCTATTGCCTGTTTCCTGGCCCTCGCGATTGTTTTTTCAGATTGTAAAAAAGCAAAAGAGGACCTCCAAGGAGGTGTGATCACCTTCTCTAAAGGGACCGTAAAAATTTTCGATAAGACTGGAAAAGAAAAACCAGTTTCCGTAGATACTTTCTTACTTCCGGAAGACAAGATTGAGACCGGAAAAGATTCCTATGCGGATCTTCAATTAGCCGAGGGAGTCCTCGTTCGTATTAAAGAGAATACTAGCTTAGTACTTAAAAAGATATTCGTAGACTCTGCGAATGGAGAAGTCTTTACGGATTTCGGTCTAATCAAAGGAAAAGTATTCTCCAAAGTGGATACCAAACTTAGCAAAACAAGTAAGTTCACCGTTTCTACTCCTACTTCCGTGGCTTCCGTTCGAGGAACCGAATTCATCGTAGAGGAGACCGGAAAGGGCACTAGCACTCGTGTTTCCAACGGTGCAGTTGAGGTCACTGATGCGGATGATCCTAGCAAGGTGGCAGTAGCAGATTCTGGCGAAGGAGTAAGTGCTGACGGGAATGACCTGAAAGAAGCTCCTTTAACTGATGATGAATTGAACGAGTTGAAAAGCGACGCAGCTACCGTTCAGTCTATCACTGAAGAGCAAAGAGCAAGGATCCAAGAGATCTTAAAGGACTTCCAAGAGAATAAAGCAAGAATTCTCCAAGGTTTAGAAGACCAAAAGCAAAGGAATAAAGATCTCATCGAAGGTGCTAAAGAAGAAAATCGCAAACTCTTAGAAGACACTAAGAACGCCGGAAAAGAAGAGAAAGAAGCTATTAAAAAGTCCGCTCAAGAAGAGAAGGACAAAGTAAAATCTTCTATGGACGACGCGAAGAAAGAATTGGAGAACCAGCGCAAGTCTTTGAAAGACCAAGCAGCTCCTAAATAA
- a CDS encoding ferredoxin yields the protein MSKIAYVDKDNCTSCNQCADNLPKYFQMDDNDTSETHIGGENVNQAPIPEEDWKTVQKEMDECPGECIHWKK from the coding sequence ATGAGCAAAATAGCCTACGTAGATAAAGACAACTGTACTTCTTGCAACCAGTGCGCAGATAACCTGCCTAAATACTTTCAAATGGACGATAACGATACTTCCGAAACTCATATCGGTGGAGAGAATGTAAACCAAGCTCCCATCCCTGAAGAGGATTGGAAAACCGTTCAGAAAGAAATGGACGAATGTCCAGGCGAATGCATCCACTGGAAAAAGTAA
- the fliM gene encoding flagellar motor switch protein FliM: MTEILSQDEIDALLNAISSGEVAEDEYSSVGEQKKVKIYDFKRPDKFSKDQIRTLQMMHETFACLATTGLSAQLRALVHVHVAAVDQLTYEEFIRSIPNPTTLAVINMDPLRGSAILEIDPSISFTIIDRLFGGKGETAKISRELSEIEMSVMEGIIVRILGNMREAWSTVIDLRPRLGNIETNPQFAQVVPPNDMVVLINLETKIGEVEGLTNLCIPYITIEPIINKLSAQYWYSSIRKGELDENRAIIQERLDQVQIPVIAEVGSVDISIMDFMNLTVGDVVKLENTTTRSDMLVKVGERKKFKCLPGRVGNRLAIQIGDRVEDIPDELLGSTRSEQEY, translated from the coding sequence ATGACCGAGATATTATCGCAAGACGAAATCGACGCACTCTTAAACGCGATCTCCAGCGGAGAAGTGGCGGAAGACGAATATTCTTCCGTTGGAGAACAGAAAAAGGTCAAGATCTACGACTTCAAGCGTCCGGATAAATTCTCAAAAGACCAGATCCGTACTCTTCAAATGATGCACGAGACATTCGCGTGTTTAGCAACCACTGGACTTTCCGCTCAGTTGCGAGCATTGGTGCATGTGCATGTGGCTGCGGTGGATCAGTTAACATACGAAGAATTCATTCGCTCCATTCCTAACCCTACAACACTTGCTGTGATCAATATGGATCCACTGAGGGGATCTGCAATCCTCGAGATAGACCCTTCTATTTCCTTTACGATCATTGATCGTCTATTCGGTGGAAAGGGAGAGACTGCCAAGATTTCCCGAGAGCTTTCCGAGATAGAGATGAGCGTAATGGAGGGGATCATAGTTCGTATTCTTGGAAACATGAGGGAAGCTTGGTCCACAGTGATCGATTTGCGTCCTCGTTTAGGAAACATTGAAACGAACCCTCAGTTCGCTCAGGTAGTTCCTCCGAATGACATGGTGGTTTTGATCAACTTGGAAACCAAGATCGGAGAGGTAGAAGGATTAACCAACCTTTGTATTCCTTATATTACCATCGAGCCGATCATTAACAAGTTATCCGCTCAGTACTGGTATTCCTCCATTCGTAAAGGTGAATTGGACGAGAACCGTGCCATCATCCAAGAACGATTGGATCAAGTGCAGATCCCTGTTATCGCAGAAGTTGGTTCTGTGGATATTTCCATCATGGACTTTATGAACCTGACAGTCGGAGACGTAGTGAAGTTAGAAAACACGACCACTAGATCCGATATGCTCGTGAAAGTGGGAGAACGTAAGAAGTTCAAATGTCTTCCTGGTAGAGTAGGGAACAGACTCGCTATCCAGATCGGTGATCGAGTGGAAGATATTCCGGACGAACTACTCGGATCCACAAGATCAGAACAAGAATACTGA
- a CDS encoding peptidylprolyl isomerase, with protein MKQISSIRRSSYKQLILGLLPLLFSFACKANPYSELRYTPETYKPLNVTVKKTEIAKYALPEKKAIYAVLQTSQGDMVFELFDKDAPYTVQNFIDLAQGEKEFTLRNGQPQKRPFYDGLTFHRVIENFMIQGGCPYGDGSGTPGYKFADEINARSLGLDKQKIGQVPYYMSYLQRYVTQELGIRSQKEFEDRKEELESNFEKAKGLSVMEVLYRLGYRYNEVVNSHKAIKGALAMANAGPNTNGSQFFVNQVDTPHLDGLHTVFGQIISGSDVIDKIIASGNGKTTIRRVLIFDHREQK; from the coding sequence ATGAAGCAAATATCTTCGATTCGTAGGAGTTCCTACAAACAACTCATCTTGGGACTCTTGCCCTTATTATTCTCCTTTGCATGCAAAGCGAATCCGTACTCCGAGTTGAGATATACTCCTGAAACATATAAGCCTTTAAACGTGACCGTGAAGAAGACTGAAATAGCAAAATATGCTCTTCCAGAAAAGAAAGCAATTTATGCGGTTCTTCAAACTTCTCAAGGAGATATGGTATTTGAACTATTCGATAAGGATGCTCCTTATACCGTTCAGAATTTCATAGACCTGGCTCAAGGAGAGAAGGAATTCACCTTAAGGAATGGGCAGCCTCAAAAACGTCCTTTCTACGATGGATTGACCTTTCATAGAGTGATTGAGAATTTCATGATCCAAGGTGGATGTCCTTACGGAGACGGATCCGGAACTCCTGGATACAAATTTGCGGATGAGATCAACGCCAGAAGCTTAGGGTTAGATAAACAAAAGATCGGACAAGTTCCTTATTATATGAGCTATCTGCAAAGATATGTAACCCAAGAATTGGGGATTCGTAGCCAAAAAGAATTTGAAGACAGAAAAGAAGAGTTAGAGAGCAATTTTGAAAAAGCAAAAGGACTCTCCGTTATGGAAGTTCTCTATCGATTAGGATATCGTTATAATGAAGTGGTCAATAGCCACAAGGCGATCAAAGGAGCCTTGGCAATGGCGAATGCCGGACCGAATACAAACGGCTCTCAGTTCTTTGTGAACCAAGTAGATACCCCGCATTTGGATGGACTGCATACTGTTTTTGGACAGATCATAAGCGGTTCGGATGTGATCGATAAGATCATTGCCTCCGGAAATGGCAAGACTACGATCCGCAGGGTTTTAATCTTCGACCATAGAGAACAAAAATAA